A window of the Henckelia pumila isolate YLH828 chromosome 3, ASM3356847v2, whole genome shotgun sequence genome harbors these coding sequences:
- the LOC140892637 gene encoding probable serine/threonine-protein kinase PBL7 translates to MGWFPCAGQSKLDSKNKGKKNQSLDLIRPVSGKFDDAPKDGSSSKIAAKIFTFREMAAATRNFRGECLLGEGGFGRVYKGQLESSNQVVAIKQLDRNGLQGNREFLVEVLMLSLLDHPNLVNLIGYCADGDQRLLVYEYMPLGSLDEHLNDPVPGRTQLDWNTRMRIAAGAAKGLEYLHNKASPPVIYRDLKCSNILLGEGYHPKLSDFGLAKLGPVGDNTHVSTRVMGTYGYCAPEYAMTGQLTLKSDVYSFGVVLLEIISGRKAVDNSKTGGEHNLVAWARPLFKDRRKFSQIADPALQGQYPARGLYQALAVAAMCVQEQPNLRPMIADVVTALTYLASHKYDPEMHSIQNSRWGQPCTPPRAKGNGERKLSSSRSGRERTQRI, encoded by the exons ATGGGATGGTTTCCCTGCGCAGGACAATCAAAGCTGGACTCGAAGAACAAGGGGAAGAAGAATCAGTCTCTTGATTTAATCCGACCCGTTTCAG GTAAATTTGACGATGCCCCGAAAGATGGATCGTCCAGTAAAATTGCAGCCAAGATTTTCACTTTTCGCGAGATGGCAGCTGCTACAAGAAATTTTCGTGGTGAGTGTCTTCTTGGGGAGGGAGGCTTTGGTAGAGTGTACAAAGGACAGCTGGAAAGCTCAAATCAA GTTGTTGCAATCAAGCAGCTTGATCGAAATGGGCTTCAGGGAAACAGAGAGTTTCTGGTCGAGGTGTTGATGTTAAGTCTGTTAGATCACCCAAACCTCGTAAATTTAATTGGCTACTGTGCTGATGGAGACCAGAGGCTTCTGGTTTATGAATACATGCCCCTGGGATCTTTGGATGAACATTTAAATG ATCCAGTGCCGGGTAGGACACAGCTTGATTGGAACACAAGGATGAGAATAGCAGCTGGAGCAGCAAAAGGGTTGGAGTATTTACATAACAAAGCTAGCCCTCCTGTTATATACCGTGACTTGAAATGCTCAAATATTTTGCTTGGTGAAGGGTACCATCCGAAGCTATCCGACTTTGGGTTAGCCAAGCTTGGCCCAGTTGGGGATAACACGCATGTATCCACAAGGGTTATGGGTACATATGGATACTGTGCTCCTGAGTATGCGATGACAGGACAGCTGACTCTGAAATCGGACGTCTATAGTTTTGGTGTTGTTCTTCTTGAGATTATTTCAGGCAGGAAagctgttgacaattcaaaaaCTGGTGGAGAACACAATCTGGTTGCATGG GCGAGACCTCTATTCAAGGATAGGAGAAAATTCTCACAGATAGCTGATCCAGCACTCCAAGGTCAGTATCCAGCTAGGGGACTGTACCAAGCTCTTGCTGTCGCAGCAATGTGTGTTCAGGAGCAACCTAATTTACGACCCATGATCGCCGACGTCGTCACAGCTCTGACATATCTTGCTTCACATAAATATGACCCCGAAATGCATTCAATCCAGAACTCGCGCTGGGGTCAACCTTGTACTCCACCTAGAGCCAAAGGAAATGGCGAAAGGAAACTTAGCAGCAGCAGATCGGGAAGAGAACGGACCCAACGAATATGA